The Astatotilapia calliptera chromosome 2, fAstCal1.2, whole genome shotgun sequence genome includes a window with the following:
- the jakmip1 gene encoding janus kinase and microtubule-interacting protein 1 isoform X3, with protein sequence MSSTTPPSAQPSKKGRKPEKSEVMADSVPATNEELRSKIMDLQIELQQERGKVCKLRERLQEQRQARELEQHKHAVALTDLRAKLHEEKLREIAAIRETLARQHEAELARTIKIRDTEVQRLQGLVNALRDGAADKLKNALLAEAREEARRAFDGERIKLQQEIQEQKMARKQAEEALANALQADKAKAADLRTAYQQHQDEVHRIKRDCEKDIRRLMDELKAKDRVVCALERELGLQAGYAQKLQLQKEALDEQLGQVREAERHNHGSPKREVVPGLGENPDLLNNQEVEERDMRRFQLKIAELHSVIRKLEDRNALLADERNELLKRVREAESQMKPMFEKNKRLSKKNDDLLQTLQRMEEKLKNLSRENAEMKEKASSSRPPSQQQSVQAQMKRPSSLTDLTHAHEEQEVEFLKLQVAEQRGIIDELTQERDRLVMSKKNRKKPFKLPKRHVVETYFGFDEESIDSETSSLTSYNTDLTDRTPATPEEDLEESISREESELRFRQLTREYQALQRAYALLQEQTGGSLDAEREARTREQLQVELSSCQAKIVDLEKALAERGQDSKWVEEKQYLLRTNQELREKMSALQQAESRLQAEVQDARDQNELLEFRVLELEVRDCANIILSPGGDNNNLSSRRKTYIQ encoded by the exons ATGTCATCAACCACACCCCCATCGGCTCAACCGTCTAAGAAGGGACGGAAGCCGGAGAAATCGGAGGTGATGGCTGATTCGGTGCCGGCCACCAATGAGGAACTGAGGAGCAAGATCATGGACCTTCAGATAGAGCTACAGCAGGAGCGCGGGAAG GTATGCAAACTCCGCGAGCGGCTCCAAGAGCAGCGGCAGGCTCGCGAACTTGAGCAACACAAGCATGCCGTAGCACTCACTGACCTGCGTGCCAAACTCCATGAAGAAAAGCTACGTGAAATCGCTGCCATACGGGAGACTCTGGCACGGCAGCATGAAGCCGAGCTGGCCAGAACAATCAAGATCCGGGATACTGAGGTTCAGAGGCTGCAGGGTCTTGTGAATGCACTGAGAGATGGAGCTGCTGACAAGCTCAAAAATGCCCTTCTTGCAGAGGCTAGGGAGGAAGCCAGGAGAGCCTTTGATGGGGAGAGAATAAAGCTCCAGCAGGAG ATTCAGGAGCAGAAAATGGCTCGGAAGCAAGCCGAAGAGGCTCTTGCAAACGCTCTTCAGGCTGATAAAGCCAAAGCAGCTGATCTCCGCACAGCCTACCAACAGCACCAGGACGAGGTGCACCGCATTAAACGCGACTGTGAGAAAGACATCCGCCGGCTG ATGGATGAGTTGAAGGCAAAGGACCGGGTGGTGTGCGCTCTGGAGAGGGAGCTGGGGTTACAGGCTGGCTATGCCCAGAAGCTTCAGCTCCAAAAGGAAGCCCTGGATGAGCAGCTGGGTCAGGTACGAGAGGCCGAGAGACACAACCATGGCAGCCCGAAGAGAGAAGTGGTGCCTGGACTAGGAGAAAACCCAGACTTGCTCAACAACCAG gaggtggaggagcgTGACATGAGGAGGTTCCAGTTGAAGATTGCAGAGCTCCACTCAGTCATCAGGAAACTGGAGGACAGAAATGCACTACTGGCCGATGAGAGGAATGAACTA TTGAAACGGGTGCGAGAGGCAGAGAGCCAAATGAAGCCCATGTTTGAGAAGAATAAGCGGCTGTCCAAGAAAAATGATGACCTCCTGCAAACACTGCAGCGCATGGAGGAGAAACTCAAGAACCTGAGCCGTGAGAATGCTGAGATG AAGGAGAAAGCTTCCTCCTCTCGGCCACcatcacagcagcagtctgTTCAGGCCCAGATGAAGCGACCAAGCTCCCTGACCGACCTGACCCACGCCCATGAGGAACAGGAAGTAGAGTTCCTCAAGCTGCAAGTTGCTGAGCAACGCGGCATCATTGATGAGCTCACGCAG GAACGTGATCGATTGGTGATGAGCAAaaagaacaggaagaaacctttcaAGCTGCCGAAA AGGCATGTTGTGGAGACATATTTTGGATTTGATGAGGAGTCGATAGACTCTGAAACCTCCTCACTGACCTCTTATAACACTGACCTCACTGACCGCACGCCTGCAACTCCAGAGGAGGACTTGGAAGAG AGCATTTCCCGTGAGGAGTCAGAGCTTCGTTTTCGTCAGCTCACTAGAGAGTACCAGGCTCTTCAGCGGGCCTACGCTCTCCTGCAGGAGCAGACTGGGGGGTCTCTGGATGCAGAGAGGGAGGCCAGG ACCCGTGAGCAGCTGCAGGTGGAGCTCAGCAGCTGCCAGGCAAAGATCGTGGATCTGGAGAAGGCCCTGGCTGAGCGGGGGCAG GATTCAAAGTGGGTAGAGGAGAAGCAGTACTTGCTCAGGACCAACCAGGAACTGCGTGAGAAG ATGAGTGCGCTGCAGCAGGCGGAGTCCCGGCTGCAGGCTGAGGTTCAGGATGCTCGGGACCAAAATGAGCTGCTGGAATTCAGAGTCCTTGAACTGGAAGTAAGAGACTGTGCCAACATCATACTGTCACCAGGAGGTGACAACAACAATCTCAGCTCCAGACGCAAGACCTATATACAGTGA
- the jakmip1 gene encoding janus kinase and microtubule-interacting protein 1 isoform X1, with product MSSTTPPSAQPSKKGRKPEKSEVMADSVPATNEELRSKIMDLQIELQQERGKVCKLRERLQEQRQARELEQHKHAVALTDLRAKLHEEKLREIAAIRETLARQHEAELARTIKIRDTEVQRLQGLVNALRDGAADKLKNALLAEAREEARRAFDGERIKLQQEIQEQKMARKQAEEALANALQADKAKAADLRTAYQQHQDEVHRIKRDCEKDIRRLMDELKAKDRVVCALERELGLQAGYAQKLQLQKEALDEQLGQVREAERHNHGSPKREVVPGLGENPDLLNNQEVEERDMRRFQLKIAELHSVIRKLEDRNALLADERNELLKRVREAESQMKPMFEKNKRLSKKNDDLLQTLQRMEEKLKNLSRENAEMKEKASSSRPPSQQQSVQAQMKRPSSLTDLTHAHEEQEVEFLKLQVAEQRGIIDELTQERDRLVMSKKNRKKPFKLPKRHVVETYFGFDEESIDSETSSLTSYNTDLTDRTPATPEEDLEESISREESELRFRQLTREYQALQRAYALLQEQTGGSLDAEREARTREQLQVELSSCQAKIVDLEKALAERGQDSKWVEEKQYLLRTNQELREKMSALQQAESRLQAEVQDARDQNELLEFRVLELEERERRSPALNLHMSAFPENSSSALQVYCHQEGVKDVIIPELMKKLDILGDNGNLRNEEQVAVIQAGTVISLCEKWLKQIDSTEAALTQKMIDLENDKELFSKQKGFLEEELDYRKQALDQAYMRIEELEATLYSALQQEQPACQAVAESLTDRQREELRLAVDKLRRQILRQSRQYDSQILQERMELLQQAQQRIRELEDRIDLQKRQIKEIEEKFLFLFLFFSLAFILWP from the exons ATGTCATCAACCACACCCCCATCGGCTCAACCGTCTAAGAAGGGACGGAAGCCGGAGAAATCGGAGGTGATGGCTGATTCGGTGCCGGCCACCAATGAGGAACTGAGGAGCAAGATCATGGACCTTCAGATAGAGCTACAGCAGGAGCGCGGGAAG GTATGCAAACTCCGCGAGCGGCTCCAAGAGCAGCGGCAGGCTCGCGAACTTGAGCAACACAAGCATGCCGTAGCACTCACTGACCTGCGTGCCAAACTCCATGAAGAAAAGCTACGTGAAATCGCTGCCATACGGGAGACTCTGGCACGGCAGCATGAAGCCGAGCTGGCCAGAACAATCAAGATCCGGGATACTGAGGTTCAGAGGCTGCAGGGTCTTGTGAATGCACTGAGAGATGGAGCTGCTGACAAGCTCAAAAATGCCCTTCTTGCAGAGGCTAGGGAGGAAGCCAGGAGAGCCTTTGATGGGGAGAGAATAAAGCTCCAGCAGGAG ATTCAGGAGCAGAAAATGGCTCGGAAGCAAGCCGAAGAGGCTCTTGCAAACGCTCTTCAGGCTGATAAAGCCAAAGCAGCTGATCTCCGCACAGCCTACCAACAGCACCAGGACGAGGTGCACCGCATTAAACGCGACTGTGAGAAAGACATCCGCCGGCTG ATGGATGAGTTGAAGGCAAAGGACCGGGTGGTGTGCGCTCTGGAGAGGGAGCTGGGGTTACAGGCTGGCTATGCCCAGAAGCTTCAGCTCCAAAAGGAAGCCCTGGATGAGCAGCTGGGTCAGGTACGAGAGGCCGAGAGACACAACCATGGCAGCCCGAAGAGAGAAGTGGTGCCTGGACTAGGAGAAAACCCAGACTTGCTCAACAACCAG gaggtggaggagcgTGACATGAGGAGGTTCCAGTTGAAGATTGCAGAGCTCCACTCAGTCATCAGGAAACTGGAGGACAGAAATGCACTACTGGCCGATGAGAGGAATGAACTA TTGAAACGGGTGCGAGAGGCAGAGAGCCAAATGAAGCCCATGTTTGAGAAGAATAAGCGGCTGTCCAAGAAAAATGATGACCTCCTGCAAACACTGCAGCGCATGGAGGAGAAACTCAAGAACCTGAGCCGTGAGAATGCTGAGATG AAGGAGAAAGCTTCCTCCTCTCGGCCACcatcacagcagcagtctgTTCAGGCCCAGATGAAGCGACCAAGCTCCCTGACCGACCTGACCCACGCCCATGAGGAACAGGAAGTAGAGTTCCTCAAGCTGCAAGTTGCTGAGCAACGCGGCATCATTGATGAGCTCACGCAG GAACGTGATCGATTGGTGATGAGCAAaaagaacaggaagaaacctttcaAGCTGCCGAAA AGGCATGTTGTGGAGACATATTTTGGATTTGATGAGGAGTCGATAGACTCTGAAACCTCCTCACTGACCTCTTATAACACTGACCTCACTGACCGCACGCCTGCAACTCCAGAGGAGGACTTGGAAGAG AGCATTTCCCGTGAGGAGTCAGAGCTTCGTTTTCGTCAGCTCACTAGAGAGTACCAGGCTCTTCAGCGGGCCTACGCTCTCCTGCAGGAGCAGACTGGGGGGTCTCTGGATGCAGAGAGGGAGGCCAGG ACCCGTGAGCAGCTGCAGGTGGAGCTCAGCAGCTGCCAGGCAAAGATCGTGGATCTGGAGAAGGCCCTGGCTGAGCGGGGGCAG GATTCAAAGTGGGTAGAGGAGAAGCAGTACTTGCTCAGGACCAACCAGGAACTGCGTGAGAAG ATGAGTGCGCTGCAGCAGGCGGAGTCCCGGCTGCAGGCTGAGGTTCAGGATGCTCGGGACCAAAATGAGCTGCTGGAATTCAGAGTCCTTGAACTGGAA GAAAGGGAACGCAGATCACCTGCCCTCAATCTCCACATGTCTGCGTTCCCTGAGAACAGTAGCAGTGCCCTGCAAGTCTACTGCCACCAGGAGGGAGTCAAG GATGTAATCATTCCTGAACTGATGAAGAAGTTGGATATTCTGGGAGATAATGGG AATCTCAGAAATGAAGAGCAGGTGGCTGTGATCCAAGCAGGGACTGTGATCTCACTCTGTGAAAAG TGGTTGAAGCAGATAGACAGCACTGAGGCTGCCCTCACGCAGAAGATGATCGACTTGGAAAATGACAAG GAGCTGTTTAGTAAGCAGAAAGGATTCCTTGAGGAGGAGTTGGACTACAGGAAGCAGGCCTTGGACCAAGCCTACATG AGGATCGAGGAGTTGGAGGCCACGCTGTATAGCGCtctgcagcaggagcagccGGCATGCCAGGCGGTGGCTGAGTCGCTGACAGACAGGCAGAGGGAGGAGCTGAGGCTAGCCGTGGACAAGCTGCGGCGTCAGATTCTCCGGCAGAGCCGGCAGTATGACAGTCAAATCTTACAGGAGCGCATGGAGCTCCTACAGCAGGCCCAGCAG AGAATAAGAGAGCTGGAGGACAGGATTGACTTGCAAAAGAGACAAATAAAGGAAATAGAGGAGAAG TTTTTgttcctctttttatttttctctttagcATTTATTCTTTGGCCTTAA
- the jakmip1 gene encoding janus kinase and microtubule-interacting protein 1 isoform X2, with the protein MSSTTPPSAQPSKKGRKPEKSEVMADSVPATNEELRSKIMDLQIELQQERGKVCKLRERLQEQRQARELEQHKHAVALTDLRAKLHEEKLREIAAIRETLARQHEAELARTIKIRDTEVQRLQGLVNALRDGAADKLKNALLAEAREEARRAFDGERIKLQQEIQEQKMARKQAEEALANALQADKAKAADLRTAYQQHQDEVHRIKRDCEKDIRRLMDELKAKDRVVCALERELGLQAGYAQKLQLQKEALDEQLGQVREAERHNHGSPKREVVPGLGENPDLLNNQEVEERDMRRFQLKIAELHSVIRKLEDRNALLADERNELLKRVREAESQMKPMFEKNKRLSKKNDDLLQTLQRMEEKLKNLSRENAEMKEKASSSRPPSQQQSVQAQMKRPSSLTDLTHAHEEQEVEFLKLQVAEQRGIIDELTQERDRLVMSKKNRKKPFKLPKRHVVETYFGFDEESIDSETSSLTSYNTDLTDRTPATPEEDLEESISREESELRFRQLTREYQALQRAYALLQEQTGGSLDAEREARTREQLQVELSSCQAKIVDLEKALAERGQDSKWVEEKQYLLRTNQELREKMSALQQAESRLQAEVQDARDQNELLEFRVLELEERERRSPALNLHMSAFPENSSSALQVYCHQEGVKDVIIPELMKKLDILGDNGNLRNEEQVAVIQAGTVISLCEKWLKQIDSTEAALTQKMIDLENDKELFSKQKGFLEEELDYRKQALDQAYMRIRELEDRIDLQKRQIKEIEEKFLFLFLFFSLAFILWP; encoded by the exons ATGTCATCAACCACACCCCCATCGGCTCAACCGTCTAAGAAGGGACGGAAGCCGGAGAAATCGGAGGTGATGGCTGATTCGGTGCCGGCCACCAATGAGGAACTGAGGAGCAAGATCATGGACCTTCAGATAGAGCTACAGCAGGAGCGCGGGAAG GTATGCAAACTCCGCGAGCGGCTCCAAGAGCAGCGGCAGGCTCGCGAACTTGAGCAACACAAGCATGCCGTAGCACTCACTGACCTGCGTGCCAAACTCCATGAAGAAAAGCTACGTGAAATCGCTGCCATACGGGAGACTCTGGCACGGCAGCATGAAGCCGAGCTGGCCAGAACAATCAAGATCCGGGATACTGAGGTTCAGAGGCTGCAGGGTCTTGTGAATGCACTGAGAGATGGAGCTGCTGACAAGCTCAAAAATGCCCTTCTTGCAGAGGCTAGGGAGGAAGCCAGGAGAGCCTTTGATGGGGAGAGAATAAAGCTCCAGCAGGAG ATTCAGGAGCAGAAAATGGCTCGGAAGCAAGCCGAAGAGGCTCTTGCAAACGCTCTTCAGGCTGATAAAGCCAAAGCAGCTGATCTCCGCACAGCCTACCAACAGCACCAGGACGAGGTGCACCGCATTAAACGCGACTGTGAGAAAGACATCCGCCGGCTG ATGGATGAGTTGAAGGCAAAGGACCGGGTGGTGTGCGCTCTGGAGAGGGAGCTGGGGTTACAGGCTGGCTATGCCCAGAAGCTTCAGCTCCAAAAGGAAGCCCTGGATGAGCAGCTGGGTCAGGTACGAGAGGCCGAGAGACACAACCATGGCAGCCCGAAGAGAGAAGTGGTGCCTGGACTAGGAGAAAACCCAGACTTGCTCAACAACCAG gaggtggaggagcgTGACATGAGGAGGTTCCAGTTGAAGATTGCAGAGCTCCACTCAGTCATCAGGAAACTGGAGGACAGAAATGCACTACTGGCCGATGAGAGGAATGAACTA TTGAAACGGGTGCGAGAGGCAGAGAGCCAAATGAAGCCCATGTTTGAGAAGAATAAGCGGCTGTCCAAGAAAAATGATGACCTCCTGCAAACACTGCAGCGCATGGAGGAGAAACTCAAGAACCTGAGCCGTGAGAATGCTGAGATG AAGGAGAAAGCTTCCTCCTCTCGGCCACcatcacagcagcagtctgTTCAGGCCCAGATGAAGCGACCAAGCTCCCTGACCGACCTGACCCACGCCCATGAGGAACAGGAAGTAGAGTTCCTCAAGCTGCAAGTTGCTGAGCAACGCGGCATCATTGATGAGCTCACGCAG GAACGTGATCGATTGGTGATGAGCAAaaagaacaggaagaaacctttcaAGCTGCCGAAA AGGCATGTTGTGGAGACATATTTTGGATTTGATGAGGAGTCGATAGACTCTGAAACCTCCTCACTGACCTCTTATAACACTGACCTCACTGACCGCACGCCTGCAACTCCAGAGGAGGACTTGGAAGAG AGCATTTCCCGTGAGGAGTCAGAGCTTCGTTTTCGTCAGCTCACTAGAGAGTACCAGGCTCTTCAGCGGGCCTACGCTCTCCTGCAGGAGCAGACTGGGGGGTCTCTGGATGCAGAGAGGGAGGCCAGG ACCCGTGAGCAGCTGCAGGTGGAGCTCAGCAGCTGCCAGGCAAAGATCGTGGATCTGGAGAAGGCCCTGGCTGAGCGGGGGCAG GATTCAAAGTGGGTAGAGGAGAAGCAGTACTTGCTCAGGACCAACCAGGAACTGCGTGAGAAG ATGAGTGCGCTGCAGCAGGCGGAGTCCCGGCTGCAGGCTGAGGTTCAGGATGCTCGGGACCAAAATGAGCTGCTGGAATTCAGAGTCCTTGAACTGGAA GAAAGGGAACGCAGATCACCTGCCCTCAATCTCCACATGTCTGCGTTCCCTGAGAACAGTAGCAGTGCCCTGCAAGTCTACTGCCACCAGGAGGGAGTCAAG GATGTAATCATTCCTGAACTGATGAAGAAGTTGGATATTCTGGGAGATAATGGG AATCTCAGAAATGAAGAGCAGGTGGCTGTGATCCAAGCAGGGACTGTGATCTCACTCTGTGAAAAG TGGTTGAAGCAGATAGACAGCACTGAGGCTGCCCTCACGCAGAAGATGATCGACTTGGAAAATGACAAG GAGCTGTTTAGTAAGCAGAAAGGATTCCTTGAGGAGGAGTTGGACTACAGGAAGCAGGCCTTGGACCAAGCCTACATG AGAATAAGAGAGCTGGAGGACAGGATTGACTTGCAAAAGAGACAAATAAAGGAAATAGAGGAGAAG TTTTTgttcctctttttatttttctctttagcATTTATTCTTTGGCCTTAA